The following nucleotide sequence is from Pseudomonadales bacterium.
CATCTGCTGGAACCGGCCAATGGTGATGCCATTGCTTTTGGCGGTTTGTGGAAAGAATGGGTTGATAAAGTGACAGGTCAAATTGTTTATTCTGCCTCCATCATCACACTCCCAGGCCACCCTGCACTTGAGAACATACATCAGAAATCGACACCGCTCTGGCTACCTGAGGAAATGTATGATTTATGGCTTAATCCTAACCATCAAGACATAGGCCAGTTTGCACCATTACTGAGCCCCGCATTGAGAACGGATTTAAAGGCAACCCCAATCAATAAAGCAACACTCAAGCAACCGGTTGGCGATAGCTTCGTAGTTAATGCTGGTTAGAATAAGAGGGATGATATTAAAGCTCGTTTTACAAATCGACGAAGGAAAGTCATATAGGTATTAGTATGTAAGCGCATTATTAGAAACGTGCGTGAAATTTGCGTAATTGGTTATGAAGAGTAGTGCATTGTTGTGCTAATTTGCTGTGGGTGCGCTAATTAAAGTTTATATAAAACAACAGGTTATAATTCGCTGGTCTGATTCATATGCTGGGGTCGGGGGTTCAAGTCCACCCGTAGCTACCAGTATTATCAAAGGCTTAGAGCAATCTAGGCCTTTTTTTATCCCCCTGAATGCCTACCGATTGCCTACGAAGCTCAGAATAAACACCTAAATCAAGTACAGATTCCAAGTAGTCTGGAGCCAGGTGAGCATATATCATTGTTGTCTTGATATCCTCGTGATCTAGTACTTCTTGAAGCACCTTTAGGCTACCACCGTTCATAATAAAGTGGCTTGCAAACGTATGTCGTAAAATATGTGTTAATTGCCCATCAGGAAGGTCAAGCTTTGCTCTTTGAACGGCCTTTCTAAATACACTCTTACAGGATGCGAAAAGCCTGTTGAATGGTGATGGATAAGCTTTCATTCTTAGGTAACGTATCAATGAAGGTGGAACCGGAACCACTCTATTACTACCGTTTTTTGTATCAGTGAATACCACCCTATCCGCTAATAAATTTTGTCTTTTAATCCCGTTTGCTTCACTAAATCCAGCCCCGGTTGCCAAGCATAATAATACGACTGGATACAGATGGTCATTGGTTGATTCTTTGCAGGATTTCAAAAGAATTTTGATCTGATCCACTGTTAAAAACGATAATTGCGATTGAAACAATTTATAGGTTCTTATTTTTGAAAGCGGATTATCGCCTCGATTGTTGCTTGGCGTGTAAAACTGTCCAGATGGGTACTTTTCGGTGCCAATTGACACCACATCAAGATTACCCACCATCAATACAATGCCGACATCTTTGAGAAGAATACCAACAAGAAAGGCAATCACCAGCATGTCATCGAATTACTCAAAGTCCAGAGACAAAAAAGAAGAGGCTGTCCCAGATAAGTGATTTTATCTAGGACAGCCTCTAGAGTTATTGTGGTTAAAATTCAGTTCGTTAATTGACTTTTTATCTAATGGATGACCCTGTGTGTACTAGAAACGATAACTCGCTCCAAACGTGATCGATCTTCCAGGTTCGGGGGCTAACTGACGTAATAAACTGGTCGAATTCCTGATTTTTTCTTGGGTCAGGTTGCTTCCTTTGATAAATAGAGCCAAGTCTCCCAAGTTATAAGACAGGTGAGCATCAAGGCGTGTATATCCTCTAGTCTCTTCCTGACCTTCACCAGGTTTTTCTTGTGCGAAGGCATGGGTTATGCTGAGCTGTGTAAACCAATTTGCTGAGCGAATATCCCAACTTGCACCTAGGCGTGCGGGAGGCATTCTAGGCACGTCGCCGTTCTCATCCAACTTCGCACGAACATAGTCACCCCAAACACGCAGATTGTGCTTGTCAGCCACTGGAATACTAATCTCCGCTTCAATGCCAGCAAAGGTTGAATCTTCCTGTCCGTAATGGAAACACTCTATTGATTCCTCAAACTCTTCCAAATTATTTTCAAAATCGGCAATGTCATTTGAACAGGCTTGAATGCCAGAAAATCCCTCACTTTCCAAATCATGACTGAATCGTGACTCAGTATCCATCGCATAGATGTAGTCCTGGAACCAGGTATAGAAGATACTCGCACGAGCGGTTATTTCAGCATCGTAAATCCAGGTTAGCTCGGTATTAATGGCAGACTCCGGGTCAAGGTTAGCATCTCCAATCTCGTAGGTATTGGTTGCTACATGCTCTCCTTCGGAGAATAGTTCTTCCGCCACCGGCGCACGCTCACTACGCGAGAGCAAAAATCCGAAACGCTGATTATCAGCAATAGGTAGCAGCAGGCTAACACTTAAGTTGTAACTATCATGCTCAATGGGGCTTATCCCCGCCGTTGCAATCTCCTGGCGATCAAAGCGTGCACCGAGTTCCAGGCTCGCGCTCCCAAGTGCTGTTTCCTCCAGGACATAGAAACCAAAGCGCTCTGTATCTGACGGCGGCGCGAAGGCTTCTTCACCCACTGCGCTAAAATCGCGCTGGCTGTATTGCACACCAAAAGCGCCCAACCACCCACTTATTTCATTGTGAACGAGTTCCGCCCGTATTTCCGTGGAATCAGCATCAAAAATTGTGCCGACATGGGCAACACCCTCTTCAATCTCCAATTCTCGATGCCGGTAATCGGTATAACTCAGATCAATATTTAACCGATCAAAGTAGCCACCCAAGTCTGGAAATAGCAACTTACCTTGGTATTGGGTTTGATCCATGTTAATGCGTGTGAACAATTCCTCACTGCCCTCTTCTGCACCATGTTCCTCTTCATGCTCTTCCTCATGGCTTTCTTCATGATGGCTATGCTCGTGAGCACCCGGTGGAACACCATAGCTGTTATCTATCCGATTAACGCTGGCACCGGCCACTAGCCGGTCTCCAACCCAAGATAGACCCAGGCTAAACGAATCTGCTTCACGGTCAGAGTTAGCAATAAAGCCATTAGTCGTTTCATCGGGGTCATCCACTGTCGCGTTGGCAAGACCATCAATCTCAATGTTATTGCTATCGCGCGTCACACCATCGAGATGCACTCCGACGTTACCTATTGAGAAATCAAAACGACCAATGGCAACTGTTTCATCGTTATTACTGTTATGGCGTATTTCAGCCGCACCTTGAGAACCTTCCACCAAACGGGTATGAATACGATTGTCAATGACATTCACCACACCCCCAATGGCGCCGGGCCCATAACGTAAAGTTGCCGGACCACGGAGTATCTCAATTCTATCGGCTAAAAGAGCTTCAGTCGCTACCGCATGATCCGAGCTGGTATCAGAAACATCACCCACGCTGGTGCTATTTTGCAGGACTTCCACACGCTTGCCGCTCTGCCCACGAATGACTGGGACACCAACACCTGGACCAAAGGAAGAGGAATGTACACCAATTTGATTCTGGAGGGTTTCTCCTAAGGTTGACGCGGCTTCTCGCCGCAGTTCTTCACCATCAATGATATTCAGAGATCCAGCTACTTCCGCCTCTGACTTTGCATGGGGGGAGGCGGAAACTACTATTTCCTCTAACCGGGGTTCTATTCTGGATGTTTCTGTGGCTACCGCAGGTGCTCCAAAAAATATTGCAACGCCGATTGGCGCTAACTGTGAGTAATTCATTTGTTCTCCTAAAACGCATAGGCTCACGCTCACATAAGCAAGCGTAAATTAGAAATTATCGATTGGTTATTTTTGCGTTAGGAGTATGTTGGAGGGCCCCTTGGCTGGGGACGGAAATGATTGCGGATAACCGGAGAGTAAACCGGCATCTGGATGATCTGGTTGAACGGGGGTTCGACAAAATCGGGACGCTCGACCTCAACAATTGCCAAGTCCAAGCCCGTTGTATGCAGCGCCAAACAATCTTCAATTGAAGCGGTATCTGGTGTTTGGTGAGCATTTAAGTGAACGGCGGACAGTGCAGAAACTAACGCAATTAATAGCGCTAAGCTGACACCTAAAAATCTGTTGTTATTGCCAAACTTCATCGCGATCACTCTACATGATAAAAATTATCATTTCTAGATATAACGTTGAGCTTCGCTCTCCCAAAACAAAGTGTGGACTCATTATTCAAGTGCGTAGGCGGACTCAAGGTCTTCACGATTGTAGCTTAAAATTTCTTTCGCACCACACTTGATTTGATGGAATTAAAACAAAGGCTTTTGTAGGTCTTTGTTTTTTACAACAATTAGCCTAACTTTTTTGAGTTGCTAAAAATGATGCATTCGTCCCCTTTGAAGGAGTGTCAAATGCTGGCCACCATCTGTATCGACTATCCTGAAGCTGGCTCATGCACCAAAACATCTTGCAAGGTCATCATCGATTCTTCTTGGATTAACGATGCACCATGGGTTAATTATATTAATTACGCCCCTTTTCCTATGCCGCTGAAGCTGTTTACTTTGCACAGAGAATTAGTGTCAGTCCGGCTTTACCTAACTAACCATTGAGTGCGATTTAAACCTGGATAACATCAGAAGTTAGGGCCGATTAATCGGCCTTAACTGTTTTCCCGGTAATGATTTAGTAATCCAAGCGCCGCCGCCGTTTCCCAGTTGGCGGCTTCCTTATGGTGCTGAGCGGATTTGTATTCCGAACGGTATATCCACGATCCCTCATTAAGTAAATACAAGAAAGAGCTGAGCCGTATTAGTTTAGCGTCTGATCCAGTGAAGCCAAAGTGGCGAAAAAAGGCCAGAAACTTTCTGTTGACCACTTTGGTGTGTTTGTTCTCAATTTCTTTAAGTTCCGGATATATCTTGGTGGATTGAACGAGTTCCGGAATAATATCGCCTTGCTCCTCCGCTGCAATTAGGGATTGGAGCAGGTTCTCAAAAAACTCCTGCCATTCCATGCTGAGAAGTGGCTCCCCTTCATAAAGGTCAAAGACCTCACGAATTTTTGCCAGATAATCTGAATAGAGGGCGACAAGAATCGCTTTTTTATTAGGGTAATACTGGTAGACAGAGCCCACGGGAATCCCTGCTTGCTTGGCAATTTTGGATGTTGTGACAGAGTTTAAACCCTGATCTCGCAATAGCAGCCGGGTAGCTGTAAGGACTTTTTGTACCCGTTTACGAGATCGCGCCTGGGTTGGTTGTTTGCGTGGTTTAACTTGGCTCTCGATATCTGTCATTGATGATTCTACCCCTTTTGTGTATATGAATATTAATTCATGTTTGTTGACAGGGCAATAAAATAGCGCAACAATATATGTGAATAAAAATTCATATTTATTTGGTTCTACAAATTATAAACAATATAACTATTCCAAATAGGCTGGAGGTACGTCAATGGCAAATCATTTTTTACCATTCAAAAAGCGCGAAATAGCAACGATACCTTTGCTTGCAGCGCTCGTGTCGTCTGCACATGCTCAGATAGAAGAGGTAGTTGTTACTGCTCAAAAACGTGACCAAAGTATACAGGACGTTCCCATCGCTATTTCCGTATTTGGTTCTGAGGATCTGAAAAATCTAGGTGCCGGTAATTTGCAGGAGCTGACCGAGCATATTCCTGGTGCTGAACTTTATGATGAGCGAGGCGCAGGTCAGCCAACTTGGGTAATTCGTGGTGTGAGTTTGACGGACTATAACTCAAATAACACGCCCACTGCGCCCGTTTATTATGACGAGGTTTACCTGGTTTCTAATGTTATGAGCGGTATCGGCTTATTTGATACGGCGCGCGTCGAAGTTCTGAAAGGCCCACAAACTGGGTTATATGGACGTAATACCACGGGCGGAGCCGTTCGCGTACTCAGCACAGAACCTTCCCTTAAAGAGCACAGTGGTTACGTTTCGGGCTCCTACGGCCGATGGGATAGGTACTCGCTTGAGGGAGCCTATGGCGGCCCCATCTCTGATACTGCGGCCTTTAGAATTTCCGCAAAGACCGATCTAGGTGGTGGTTGGCAGGATACGCTGGCAACACCCGGTGATGACGAGTACGGCGATAAAAATTTTTGGGCGGCAAAAGGCCAGTTGTTATTTCAACCAACCAGTGATCTGGAAGTGTTGTTAAAGCTTGAGGGCGGGGAAAATAATCCTGAAACAACACTTGGGTCGGCGATCGGTGTGCACAGTCCAAATTCTCCCAACGTATTCGCACGTGATTATTGTGGGGCGGTCGTCGCGGGCGGACGAGATAACGCAAATTGCCTTACGGCGTCACAGGTGTTGGACAATGTTACTGGTGGCAGCGGCGCCCTAAGTCCTGCTTTGCAGTCCAGTGACGGCTCTACAGTATTATCGGAACCGATCAACGAACTAGATAATGAATGGACAGCCTTTACGGCAAGAATAACCTGGGATCTTGGTTTTGCCACTCTGACTTCAGTAACCGGTTATATGGATTTCGACAATAAATTTATCTTTGACTATGATGCGACGGAGCGGGAATTTTTAAGGGAGAATGGCTCCGCAGAGATCAAATCCTGGTCGCAGGAGCTGCGTTTGGCATCAAACACTGATGGTGCTCTGCAGTGGATCGCAGCGATGATGTACTCGGAGGAAGAGAACAAAGAATTTCGCCTGGCTGGTCTCGATAATCATATCTTTTTCCAAGCGGCTTTTGCTTGCGATCCTAACCCACCTTTTGCATGTCCTCCCGGCTTTCCTAGTTCTACGTTTACTACATCGCGTGGGTTTGAGCAGGAAGGTGAGTCCTGGGCGATCTATGGTCATATCGATTTAGAGCTGAGCGAGCAGCTTAAATTGAACGCATCATTGCGCTATACCGATGAAGAAAAGCGCATGCGTGACGGGTTTTTTTATGCTGACCTAGGATCCTTAGGCGGTTTTTACCTGCATAAAGGCACCGATTTTGATTTTGAGTTGGATTCCCATTGGTCGGGCCATATCGGCTTAGATTGGACCCCTACCGATAACGCTCTTATTTACGGTAAGGTAACGCGCGGGTTTAAGTCAGGTGGATTTTTTGGTGGTTTCCCAATATCCGCCGATAATCTTGCGCCCTACGATGAAGAAATAGTTTGGGCCTATGAGGTAGGATTCAAAACGGACTGGTTTGAAAATCGTTTGCGGATTAATGGTGCGTTTTTCTATTACGATTATCAGGACCTGCAAGACTTTAACAACCAGTTGCAGCTGGGTGTCCCTATCGGCCAGCTCGACAACATAGGCGATGCTGAAGTCAAGGGTTTGGAGCTGGATGTAACCTGGCTGCCTGAAGCCATCGAAGGACTAAGCCTAAATCTAGCGTTATCGCTTGTGGATATTGAGATAACTGATTCCAATAATCTCGTGATCACTCAGGATGGACAATTCATACCGGTTGAAGGTCTTAAGAGACGGCCGGGAGCGGAAGAGAGCGTATCTGTCCGAGCCAGATACGAATGGCCTACCTTCGATAGTATGATGGCGGCAGTCCAAGTTAGCTACAGCTACCGTTCCGACATCTTTCCGAGAGATTCCTTCGCTAATGCATTAGACGCAGGGATATTCGATTATCCCGGCTACGATTTGGTCAATGCGCGCTTGAGCCTGTCACAGGAAGAGGGTCGTTGGAGCATCTCGTTGGCAGGATATAACCTGGCTGGGGAAGAGTATTTAACCAGTGCTTCGGGTGATGCACTGGGTAGCTATGTCTCTATATCAGGCACCCCTCGCAGGTGGGCGTTAGAGGCGACTTACAACTTCTAAAAACTCCCAACAGAAAAGTTCCCCAGGGTAGCAATACGCCTGGGGTTAATTCCTGATCTTGAGATATGCCATGAATCTGACAAAACCATTACATGCCCTTTTTTTTATTGTTACCACGGCGTTGCTTGGCTGTAAAAATGAGTCACAGCAATCAATCGTTGAACCGGTAAATGCCGTTGAGCAGATCGATGTTGCATACCCGGTTAATTTTAATCGGTCATCTTTTTTGTTCCTGCCGCCACGAGAAAAGCCAGGTTCTTATCGTCACGCTCATGAGATATTTCCTTCTCGCCGTATAGCCAAGGGACAGTATGTCGACAGGCTGCCTTATACGGATACTAAGCTGAAAATCAATTATCAGTTTGAAGGGAATTCGTATTCAATGGCAGATTATTTTGAGCGAAACAATACCACCGGGTTTCTAGTTATTAAGAATGGTAGCATCGTCTATGAGGGCTATTTTCAGGGTGCGGATGAAAGCTCGCTATTCACTTCCTTTTCCGTTGGCAAATCCATTGTCAGCACATTGGTTGGCTTGGCACTCGGCGATGGGCTTATTACCAGCGTCAACGATAAACTTGTGGATTACATACCCCATTATAAAAATACCGGTTATGAAAATGTAACCATAAAACAGGCGTTACAAATGTCATCCGGCGTTGACTTTATAGAGAATTACGACTCGAAAGGAAATCATTTTGCACGCCTCTTCGAAAATGGTGTAGTTAACAGAACAGAAAGCTTCAGCGAGATCATGACCTCTCTGAAATCCCGGCGCCCGCCCGGCAGTCTCTTTAATTATTCTAGTGGAGAGAGCACGGTACTCAGCGAGCTCGTGCACGCAGTAACAGGTAAACATGCTGCCGACTATTTGTCAGAAAAAATCTGGTCAAAGATAGGCATGGAAAGCGATTCTTTTTGGTGGGTAGACAAGGATGATATGGCTTTTGGAGCAGGAAGCTTGAGCATAACCTTGCGGGACTACGCACGCTTTGGTTTGTTAATGCTGAATGATGGAAGCTATGAAGATAAACAGATCCTGCCAACAGGATGGGTGAAAGAAGCAACAACACCTGACGCTCCCCAAGTACAACCGGGTCGTTTATATGAAGGTTATCCCCTAGGATATCAGTATCAGTGGTGGACGTTTCCGGGTGGTCAGGATCATGCCTATTCAGCCGTTGGTGTGTTTGGCCAGTACGTGTACGTTAACCCTGCTGAGAATATTGTGATTGCGGTAACCAGCACCTGGCCTATTGCGGTGGATCTTGCGAAAGAAGCTGAAACTTTCGCTTTGTTTGCGGCGATTGAAAAGGCTTTGCGCTAAGTATCACTGCATAGTCCACTATAAGCCGAGGGCTTAACACTTAACCGGAAGCGGCCGAGTTCGATATCCGTTGAGGGTGTCGTTTATTAATCGCTTACGGATTTAAAGCTTGATAGCAAAAACGAAGACTTTTATAAAAAATCTATAATATCAATAAGATATATTATTTTCGATATAATCGAACCAAAAAATAGTCTTCGTTTTAGTTCCATCAACACAACTAAACAAACAACCCGGCACTATAACCTGACGACCAGGCCCATTGAAAATTAAACCCGCCGAGTTGACCGGTTACATCCAGCACTTCGCCGACAAAATAAAGGCCTGGTTGCTCTTTGACCTCCATAGTTTTAGAACTTATGGCATCGGTATCGACCCCGCCCAGGGTTACTTCGGCGGTGCGATAGCCTTCGGTGGCGGAAGGCTTTAACGCCCATTCATTAAATTTTTCGCCAATCAGTCTAAGGTGGTGGTCGTTATATTCAGCCAGCGGTATTTGCGCAGATTGTTCCCACCAAAGCGCCTGTAACTCATTGATCAGAGGTTTTGCTAATTTTTGATGCAACAGTGTTTTTAGTAGATTTTTGCCGTATTGATGTTTGGCGTTAATTAGCCATTCAGAGGCATTGATCTCGGGCAGCAAATTAATGCTGAGGGTGTCGCCCGGCTGCCAGTAATTGGAAATCTGTAGGATCGCCGGGCCGCTAATGCCACGATGAGTAAACAAGAGGTTTTCTATAAAAGTTTTGCCATTACAACTGACTTCAACTTTCAAGGCTAGACCAGATAGGCGCTCACAGATGGCCTTCATCTGATCACTAAACATAAAGGGCACTAAGCCAGCTTGGCGCGGGGTGATGGCTAAACCAAATTGAGCGGCAATGTCGTAACCCATTCCGCTGCCGCCTAAAGTAGGAATCGATAAGGCGCCGGTTGCCACTACCAGCGAGTGGCAGTGTAACCTTAGTTGATGATGCCCCTGCTGTAGTTCAAGTTGATAGCGGCTGCGCAGGTCTTCATGCTGATGCTTTGTTGAATATCCCTTTAGCGCCAAATCTTCTATTCCCGTTATATCACAATGGGTTTTGATTTCGACGCTGGCCAGATCACATTCGGCCAACAGCATGTTTAAAATATCTTTGGCCGAGTCTTTGCAAAATAACTGGCCGTGGTTACGTTCCTCGTAAGTAATACCGTGCTGTTCGACCAGGGCGATAAAATCCCATTGTGTGTAGCGCGATAAAGCGGACTTGCAAAAATGTGGGTTGCGGGAAACAAAGTTATCCGGCCCGACAAAATAGTTAGTGAAATTACAACGTCCTCCACCTGACATTAGGATCTTTTTACCCACCTTATTCGACTTCTCCAACAGTAAAACCCGGCGGCCGCGCCGAGCTGCCGTAAAGGCGCAGATCAATCCGGAGGCGCCAGCGCCCAGAATAATTACATCGTAATTGGTGGATGGTTGATTCACAGTTTTCTGTCGAATGAAATGGCTGGGCATTTTAGCTTTTTTCTAGTGTTAAGGCGCGTTTTAGCAAAGAATTAACACCGTTTTCTTTACTTCTTCATTACATGATTAGTTCGATATAGATACTGATCAATGGTCATCCCTTGTTACTTTAATCAGCGAGCGTAATAATGGCATCTGCGCGTATTTTAGAAGAAGGAATGCATATGTTTAATCAGCGAACTGCGAGCTTGGTGCTGGCTGTTATCATTCTCATCTTACCGATTTTGGTGTTTTTGCTGGTTGCGCTTGGAGTGGGCATGTCCATTTCTGATACCTTGACGGCATTATCCGAGCAA
It contains:
- a CDS encoding TetR/AcrR family transcriptional regulator yields the protein MTDIESQVKPRKQPTQARSRKRVQKVLTATRLLLRDQGLNSVTTSKIAKQAGIPVGSVYQYYPNKKAILVALYSDYLAKIREVFDLYEGEPLLSMEWQEFFENLLQSLIAAEEQGDIIPELVQSTKIYPELKEIENKHTKVVNRKFLAFFRHFGFTGSDAKLIRLSSFLYLLNEGSWIYRSEYKSAQHHKEAANWETAAALGLLNHYRENS
- a CDS encoding TonB-dependent receptor, with translation MNYSQLAPIGVAIFFGAPAVATETSRIEPRLEEIVVSASPHAKSEAEVAGSLNIIDGEELRREAASTLGETLQNQIGVHSSSFGPGVGVPVIRGQSGKRVEVLQNSTSVGDVSDTSSDHAVATEALLADRIEILRGPATLRYGPGAIGGVVNVIDNRIHTRLVEGSQGAAEIRHNSNNDETVAIGRFDFSIGNVGVHLDGVTRDSNNIEIDGLANATVDDPDETTNGFIANSDREADSFSLGLSWVGDRLVAGASVNRIDNSYGVPPGAHEHSHHEESHEEEHEEEHGAEEGSEELFTRINMDQTQYQGKLLFPDLGGYFDRLNIDLSYTDYRHRELEIEEGVAHVGTIFDADSTEIRAELVHNEISGWLGAFGVQYSQRDFSAVGEEAFAPPSDTERFGFYVLEETALGSASLELGARFDRQEIATAGISPIEHDSYNLSVSLLLPIADNQRFGFLLSRSERAPVAEELFSEGEHVATNTYEIGDANLDPESAINTELTWIYDAEITARASIFYTWFQDYIYAMDTESRFSHDLESEGFSGIQACSNDIADFENNLEEFEESIECFHYGQEDSTFAGIEAEISIPVADKHNLRVWGDYVRAKLDENGDVPRMPPARLGASWDIRSANWFTQLSITHAFAQEKPGEGQEETRGYTRLDAHLSYNLGDLALFIKGSNLTQEKIRNSTSLLRQLAPEPGRSITFGASYRF
- a CDS encoding TonB-dependent receptor, which encodes MANHFLPFKKREIATIPLLAALVSSAHAQIEEVVVTAQKRDQSIQDVPIAISVFGSEDLKNLGAGNLQELTEHIPGAELYDERGAGQPTWVIRGVSLTDYNSNNTPTAPVYYDEVYLVSNVMSGIGLFDTARVEVLKGPQTGLYGRNTTGGAVRVLSTEPSLKEHSGYVSGSYGRWDRYSLEGAYGGPISDTAAFRISAKTDLGGGWQDTLATPGDDEYGDKNFWAAKGQLLFQPTSDLEVLLKLEGGENNPETTLGSAIGVHSPNSPNVFARDYCGAVVAGGRDNANCLTASQVLDNVTGGSGALSPALQSSDGSTVLSEPINELDNEWTAFTARITWDLGFATLTSVTGYMDFDNKFIFDYDATEREFLRENGSAEIKSWSQELRLASNTDGALQWIAAMMYSEEENKEFRLAGLDNHIFFQAAFACDPNPPFACPPGFPSSTFTTSRGFEQEGESWAIYGHIDLELSEQLKLNASLRYTDEEKRMRDGFFYADLGSLGGFYLHKGTDFDFELDSHWSGHIGLDWTPTDNALIYGKVTRGFKSGGFFGGFPISADNLAPYDEEIVWAYEVGFKTDWFENRLRINGAFFYYDYQDLQDFNNQLQLGVPIGQLDNIGDAEVKGLELDVTWLPEAIEGLSLNLALSLVDIEITDSNNLVITQDGQFIPVEGLKRRPGAEESVSVRARYEWPTFDSMMAAVQVSYSYRSDIFPRDSFANALDAGIFDYPGYDLVNARLSLSQEEGRWSISLAGYNLAGEEYLTSASGDALGSYVSISGTPRRWALEATYNF
- a CDS encoding serine hydrolase, with product MNLTKPLHALFFIVTTALLGCKNESQQSIVEPVNAVEQIDVAYPVNFNRSSFLFLPPREKPGSYRHAHEIFPSRRIAKGQYVDRLPYTDTKLKINYQFEGNSYSMADYFERNNTTGFLVIKNGSIVYEGYFQGADESSLFTSFSVGKSIVSTLVGLALGDGLITSVNDKLVDYIPHYKNTGYENVTIKQALQMSSGVDFIENYDSKGNHFARLFENGVVNRTESFSEIMTSLKSRRPPGSLFNYSSGESTVLSELVHAVTGKHAADYLSEKIWSKIGMESDSFWWVDKDDMAFGAGSLSITLRDYARFGLLMLNDGSYEDKQILPTGWVKEATTPDAPQVQPGRLYEGYPLGYQYQWWTFPGGQDHAYSAVGVFGQYVYVNPAENIVIAVTSTWPIAVDLAKEAETFALFAAIEKALR
- a CDS encoding tyrosine-type recombinase/integrase; translation: MLVIAFLVGILLKDVGIVLMVGNLDVVSIGTEKYPSGQFYTPSNNRGDNPLSKIRTYKLFQSQLSFLTVDQIKILLKSCKESTNDHLYPVVLLCLATGAGFSEANGIKRQNLLADRVVFTDTKNGSNRVVPVPPSLIRYLRMKAYPSPFNRLFASCKSVFRKAVQRAKLDLPDGQLTHILRHTFASHFIMNGGSLKVLQEVLDHEDIKTTMIYAHLAPDYLESVLDLGVYSELRRQSVGIQGDKKRPRLL
- a CDS encoding NAD(P)/FAD-dependent oxidoreductase, with amino-acid sequence MPSHFIRQKTVNQPSTNYDVIILGAGASGLICAFTAARRGRRVLLLEKSNKVGKKILMSGGGRCNFTNYFVGPDNFVSRNPHFCKSALSRYTQWDFIALVEQHGITYEERNHGQLFCKDSAKDILNMLLAECDLASVEIKTHCDITGIEDLALKGYSTKHQHEDLRSRYQLELQQGHHQLRLHCHSLVVATGALSIPTLGGSGMGYDIAAQFGLAITPRQAGLVPFMFSDQMKAICERLSGLALKVEVSCNGKTFIENLLFTHRGISGPAILQISNYWQPGDTLSINLLPEINASEWLINAKHQYGKNLLKTLLHQKLAKPLINELQALWWEQSAQIPLAEYNDHHLRLIGEKFNEWALKPSATEGYRTAEVTLGGVDTDAISSKTMEVKEQPGLYFVGEVLDVTGQLGGFNFQWAWSSGYSAGLFV
- a CDS encoding SOS response-associated peptidase family protein, with the protein product MCTNFALIKKDGSAQLSKQLGVDETQLRYSQDIRPGSMISIVIERDGERLISDAIWWLYLQQTETGLKPHPDYFSVNTNHAKLSNKTEYRKSRCIIPATAFVESQGGKNPHLLEPANGDAIAFGGLWKEWVDKVTGQIVYSASIITLPGHPALENIHQKSTPLWLPEEMYDLWLNPNHQDIGQFAPLLSPALRTDLKATPINKATLKQPVGDSFVVNAG